One window from the genome of Acidihalobacter ferrooxydans encodes:
- a CDS encoding ABC transporter ATP-binding protein produces the protein MNADAVLRLSGIETRYGARVIHAGIDLSVTRGEILAIVGGSGSGKTTLLREMLLLRTPEAGHVEILGQRNVRRGSRAEIALRRRMGVLFQSGALFGGLTVLENVCLPLQEHTGLRAATIGQIATLKIALTGLPPESAALYPSELSGGMRKRAALARALALDPELLFLDEPGSGLDPVSARAIDELVVTLRDALDLTVVMVTHDLATVQRIADRVILLGERVILASGTPAEMAANPDPRVRRFFAAQDTGRARLSNEA, from the coding sequence GTGAACGCGGACGCCGTGCTGCGCCTGAGCGGCATCGAAACGCGCTATGGCGCGCGCGTCATCCACGCCGGCATCGATCTCAGCGTCACCCGCGGCGAAATTCTCGCCATCGTCGGCGGCTCCGGTTCCGGCAAGACCACCCTGCTGCGCGAAATGCTGTTGCTGCGAACGCCCGAAGCCGGCCATGTCGAAATCCTCGGCCAGCGTAATGTGCGCCGTGGCTCGCGCGCGGAAATCGCCTTGCGCAGGCGCATGGGCGTGCTCTTCCAGTCCGGCGCACTGTTCGGCGGGCTGACCGTGCTGGAAAACGTCTGTCTGCCGTTGCAGGAGCACACCGGTCTGCGCGCCGCTACTATCGGCCAGATCGCCACGCTCAAAATCGCGCTTACCGGCCTGCCGCCGGAGAGTGCGGCGCTCTATCCAAGCGAGTTGAGCGGCGGCATGCGCAAACGCGCCGCGCTCGCCCGCGCGCTGGCGCTTGACCCTGAACTGCTGTTTCTGGACGAACCCGGCTCAGGGCTCGATCCGGTCAGTGCACGCGCCATTGACGAGCTGGTCGTCACACTGCGCGACGCACTCGATCTGACCGTCGTCATGGTCACGCACGATCTGGCCACCGTGCAACGCATCGCGGACCGCGTGATTCTGCTCGGCGAGCGCGTCATACTGGCATCGGGTACGCCAGCCGAGATGGCTGCCAACCCCGACCCGCGCGTACGCCGGTTCTTTGCCGCCCAGGACACCGGCCGCGCCCGCTTAAGTAACGAGGCATAA
- a CDS encoding DUF6969 family protein, which translates to MPLARTFTPQMRESLLVAGQEVHECMRVLEKAELNLVGEILRGQGEFVEFEHYPHDDVSDHETHSQYYYHSHGDNRRPEHGHFHTFIRTGELVPTPKTAQPRPDADEWPSGDAALAHIISIAMDDWGYPLGLFATNRWVTGETWYPAPTLIQLLPRFEIDHAYPSWPTNRWITALLRLFRPHIEELLLHRDAVIQAWQQNHPEQDALEDRALEITGYIPISVEQWMHELTS; encoded by the coding sequence GTGCCGCTCGCTCGAACGTTTACGCCACAGATGCGCGAAAGCCTGCTCGTTGCGGGGCAGGAGGTTCACGAATGCATGCGCGTGCTCGAAAAGGCCGAACTCAACCTCGTGGGAGAAATCCTGCGTGGCCAGGGTGAGTTTGTCGAATTCGAACACTATCCGCATGACGATGTCAGCGACCACGAAACGCACAGCCAGTACTACTACCATAGCCACGGCGACAACCGCCGGCCTGAACACGGACACTTCCACACGTTTATCCGCACAGGCGAACTGGTACCGACACCGAAGACAGCCCAGCCGAGGCCAGACGCCGACGAATGGCCCAGCGGCGATGCGGCACTGGCGCACATCATCAGCATTGCCATGGACGACTGGGGTTATCCACTCGGCCTCTTCGCCACCAATCGCTGGGTGACAGGAGAGACGTGGTATCCAGCGCCCACCCTGATTCAGTTGTTACCGCGCTTTGAGATTGATCACGCATACCCATCCTGGCCCACCAATCGCTGGATAACCGCGCTATTGCGCCTGTTCCGCCCGCATATCGAAGAACTGCTGCTTCATCGGGACGCAGTTATCCAGGCATGGCAACAAAATCACCCTGAGCAAGATGCACTGGAGGATCGTGCGCTTGAAATAACGGGCTACATCCCCATCTCGGTCGAGCAATGGATGCACGAACTGACCTCATGA
- a CDS encoding MlaD family protein, giving the protein MESRVNYALVGAFVLLLGSAAIAILLWLVAGGPRVSYTHYLVYTTDSVAGLPADAPVRYHGVKVGYVSTIGLDPDNPQRVRLLLNIAQGTPIKQDTRATLQMQGITGINYISLSGGANSSPPLTATPGKPYPVIKSGTSLLQRADVILTQVGENVSSLSKRINAVLSTDNLRHLSATLAHLDTITGALAANSSRINQSLQEFDFTLRDLRDSTAKLPILLDNANRSAVLLPTLIHNLNRSSKNFNSAAAQVNAAAISVQRALPQLDLTMQELSNTATTYRHLGEQLQRNPGALLYGPTPVKPGPGE; this is encoded by the coding sequence ATGGAATCCCGCGTCAACTATGCCCTGGTCGGCGCTTTCGTGCTGCTGCTAGGCAGCGCCGCCATCGCCATCCTGCTCTGGCTCGTCGCCGGCGGCCCACGCGTCAGCTACACGCATTACCTGGTCTACACCACCGACTCGGTGGCCGGCCTGCCCGCAGATGCCCCCGTCCGCTACCACGGTGTCAAGGTCGGCTACGTGAGCACCATCGGTCTCGATCCAGACAATCCCCAGCGCGTGCGTTTGCTGCTGAACATCGCGCAAGGCACCCCGATCAAGCAGGACACACGCGCAACGCTTCAGATGCAGGGCATTACCGGCATTAATTACATCAGTCTCAGCGGCGGCGCCAACAGCTCGCCCCCTTTGACCGCCACCCCGGGCAAGCCCTACCCCGTCATCAAAAGCGGCACGTCGCTGCTGCAACGGGCCGACGTGATCCTGACCCAGGTTGGCGAGAATGTCAGCAGCCTCAGCAAACGGATCAACGCCGTGCTCAGCACGGACAATCTGCGGCACTTGTCCGCAACCCTGGCCCACCTCGATACCATAACAGGCGCGCTCGCCGCCAACAGCAGCCGAATCAACCAGTCACTGCAGGAATTCGATTTCACGCTGCGCGATCTGCGCGACAGCACCGCAAAGCTGCCTATTCTGCTCGACAACGCCAACCGCAGTGCGGTGTTGCTGCCCACGCTCATCCACAATCTCAATCGCAGCTCGAAAAATTTCAACAGCGCCGCCGCGCAGGTCAATGCCGCAGCCATCTCGGTCCAACGCGCATTACCGCAACTCGACCTCACAATGCAGGAATTGAGTAACACCGCAACCACGTATCGCCACCTCGGTGAGCAACTGCAACGCAATCCCGGCGCTCTTCTCTATGGACCAACGCCGGTGAAACCAGGCCCCGGAGAATGA
- the leuC gene encoding 3-isopropylmalate dehydratase large subunit: MTGKTLYDKLWDAHVVRTEDDGTALLYIDRHLVHEVTSPQAFEGLRLAERQPWRTDSVLAVADHNVPTTDRAHGITDPVARQQVDTLDENCRIYRITEFRMDDPRQGIVHVIGPEQGATLPGMTVVCGDSHTSTHGAFGTLAHGIGTSEVEHVLATQCLIQKKSRNMRVRVEGEVGPGVTAKDIALAIIGEIGTAGGTGYAIEFGGAAIRALSMEGRMTLCNMAIEAGARAGMVAVDQTTIDYVKGRPYAPKGAQWDAAVAAWADLHSDADAVFDHEVVLDAAQIRPQVTWGTSPEMVLPVDAAVPDPAAEADAVKAEGMRRALAYMGLEAGTPLDRIPVDKVFIGSCTNSRIEDLRAAAAVAKGRKVAGNVKLAMVVPGSGLVKRQAEEEGLDQVFVEAGFEWREPGCSMCLAMNADRLEPGERCASTSNRNFEGRQGQGGRTHLVSPAMAAAAAVAGHFVDVRSL; encoded by the coding sequence ATGACAGGCAAGACGCTCTACGACAAATTGTGGGATGCGCATGTGGTGCGCACCGAAGACGACGGTACCGCGCTGCTGTATATCGACCGGCATCTGGTGCATGAGGTCACCAGTCCGCAGGCTTTCGAAGGCTTGCGTCTGGCGGAGCGCCAGCCATGGCGTACCGACAGCGTGCTGGCGGTGGCGGACCACAATGTGCCGACCACTGACCGGGCGCACGGCATCACCGATCCGGTGGCGCGCCAGCAAGTCGATACGCTGGACGAGAACTGTCGCATCTACCGCATCACCGAATTCCGCATGGACGATCCGCGCCAGGGTATCGTGCATGTGATCGGGCCCGAGCAGGGTGCGACCTTGCCGGGTATGACCGTGGTGTGCGGTGACTCGCATACCTCCACGCACGGCGCCTTCGGCACGCTGGCGCACGGCATCGGCACCTCCGAGGTCGAGCACGTGCTGGCCACGCAGTGCCTGATCCAGAAAAAATCGCGCAACATGCGCGTGCGCGTCGAGGGCGAGGTCGGCCCCGGCGTGACCGCCAAGGACATCGCGCTCGCGATCATCGGCGAAATCGGCACCGCGGGCGGCACCGGCTACGCGATTGAGTTCGGCGGCGCGGCGATTCGTGCGCTGTCGATGGAAGGGCGCATGACCTTGTGCAATATGGCCATCGAGGCCGGTGCGCGCGCCGGCATGGTGGCCGTCGATCAGACCACCATCGACTATGTGAAGGGTCGCCCCTACGCGCCCAAGGGCGCGCAGTGGGACGCTGCCGTCGCCGCCTGGGCCGATCTGCACAGCGACGCCGATGCGGTCTTCGATCACGAGGTCGTGCTCGACGCGGCGCAGATTCGCCCGCAGGTGACCTGGGGCACCTCGCCGGAGATGGTGCTGCCGGTGGATGCCGCCGTGCCCGATCCGGCCGCCGAGGCGGACGCGGTGAAGGCCGAGGGCATGCGCCGCGCGCTGGCCTACATGGGTCTGGAAGCCGGCACGCCGCTCGACCGGATTCCGGTGGACAAGGTGTTCATCGGCTCCTGCACCAACTCGCGCATCGAGGACCTGCGCGCCGCCGCCGCCGTCGCCAAGGGCCGCAAGGTGGCCGGCAACGTGAAGCTGGCGATGGTGGTGCCGGGCTCCGGGCTGGTGAAGCGGCAGGCCGAGGAAGAAGGGCTGGATCAGGTGTTCGTCGAGGCCGGTTTCGAGTGGCGCGAACCGGGCTGCTCCATGTGTCTGGCGATGAACGCCGACCGCCTGGAGCCGGGCGAGCGCTGTGCCTCGACTTCGAACCGCAACTTCGAGGGCCGCCAGGGTCAGGGCGGGCGTACCCATCTGGTCAGCCCGGCGATGGCGGCGGCCGCCGCGGTGGCCGGTCATTTCGTCGACGTGCGTTCGTTGTAA
- a CDS encoding LysR family transcriptional regulator, whose product MDINALQAFTAVAERRSFSDAAAQLHLTQPAVSKRIRQLESELDTSLFDRVARRVQLTEAGRALLPGAQRILLEVSESRRRLANLSGRVAGTLSIGTSHHIGLHRLPALLRRYTRRYPDVDLDLRFLDSEEGCNRVEHGELELALVTLPQRTPATLLTTPVWDDPLCVVVAADHPLTRSTTHGLDALASTPAILPSVDTFTRAVIERALNARGLHPTVRLETNYLETIRSMVSIGLGWSALPRTMLDAGLCALDVPEFQLTRTLGFVQHHARTLSNAAEALTREARSRP is encoded by the coding sequence ATGGACATCAATGCTCTGCAAGCCTTTACCGCAGTCGCCGAACGCCGCTCTTTCTCAGACGCCGCCGCGCAGCTCCACCTCACTCAACCCGCGGTGAGCAAGCGCATCCGACAACTGGAAAGCGAGCTTGACACGAGCCTGTTCGACCGCGTGGCGCGCCGCGTCCAGCTGACCGAGGCCGGTCGCGCCCTGCTGCCTGGTGCGCAACGCATCCTGCTCGAAGTCAGCGAGAGTCGGCGCCGACTCGCCAACCTGTCGGGCCGCGTCGCCGGCACGCTGAGCATTGGCACTTCGCATCATATCGGTCTGCACCGTCTGCCCGCGCTCTTGCGTCGCTACACCCGGCGCTACCCGGACGTAGACCTCGATCTGCGTTTCCTCGATTCCGAAGAAGGCTGCAATCGGGTCGAACATGGCGAACTCGAACTCGCGCTCGTGACTCTGCCGCAGCGCACCCCCGCCACACTCCTGACCACGCCGGTCTGGGATGACCCGCTGTGCGTCGTCGTCGCCGCCGACCACCCACTCACCCGGTCAACCACCCACGGCCTGGATGCACTGGCGAGTACGCCCGCCATTTTGCCATCCGTCGACACCTTCACCCGCGCCGTGATCGAGCGTGCGCTGAACGCGCGCGGTCTGCACCCGACGGTGCGGCTGGAAACCAACTATCTGGAGACCATCCGCAGCATGGTCTCCATCGGTCTGGGCTGGAGCGCGCTCCCGCGCACCATGCTCGACGCCGGGCTCTGCGCGCTGGATGTGCCGGAATTCCAGCTCACCCGCACGCTCGGCTTTGTGCAGCACCATGCGCGTACGCTGTCCAATGCCGCCGAGGCCCTGACCCGCGAAGCCCGCAGCCGCCCCTGA
- a CDS encoding ABC transporter permease codes for MSHGTPTLRTEGAVVHLGGSWIAAQLRNLDGKTLQRAMPHDSALTLDLGAVDTLDTSGAWLIQRLLLDLRAAGRDVTTQHANPNIAALLELIGAQNDPRAHSGARRPPGLLETVGRASLGTLRTAYEFLSFLGEGALTTLRATAMPRHLRPRMLLKTIEQAGVNALPIIGLLSFLIGVVIAYQSALFLRQYGANIYLADLVGISMVRELAPLMTAIIVAGRTGSAFTAQIGTMMVTEEVDALRAMGIRPLEILFIPKVLGLMIALPLLTLFADVMGVLGGAVIGQTVLGISPHAYFDELIQAVSVSSYLVGLSKTPVFAVVIATVGCYQGFKVRGSAESVGQRTTLSVVQAIFLVIVIDAAFSIIFNGLGL; via the coding sequence ATGAGCCACGGCACACCCACACTGCGAACCGAAGGCGCGGTCGTCCATCTAGGCGGCAGCTGGATTGCAGCGCAACTGCGCAACCTTGACGGCAAGACGCTGCAACGCGCTATGCCACACGACAGCGCACTGACGCTCGATCTCGGCGCCGTCGACACGCTTGATACCAGCGGCGCATGGCTGATCCAGCGGCTGCTGCTCGACTTGCGCGCCGCAGGCCGCGACGTCACCACGCAACACGCCAACCCGAACATCGCCGCCCTGCTCGAACTGATCGGCGCACAAAACGACCCGCGCGCGCACAGCGGGGCGCGCCGGCCACCCGGCCTGCTCGAAACCGTCGGCCGCGCCAGCCTGGGCACCCTGCGCACCGCCTATGAATTTCTCAGTTTTCTGGGCGAAGGCGCGCTCACCACGCTGCGTGCAACCGCCATGCCACGCCACCTGCGTCCGCGCATGTTGCTCAAGACCATCGAACAGGCCGGCGTCAACGCCCTGCCGATCATCGGCCTGCTGTCGTTCCTGATCGGCGTGGTCATTGCCTATCAAAGCGCCCTATTCCTGCGCCAGTATGGCGCCAACATCTATCTCGCCGACCTGGTCGGCATCAGCATGGTGCGCGAACTGGCCCCGCTGATGACCGCCATCATCGTCGCCGGGCGCACCGGCTCGGCCTTTACCGCGCAAATCGGCACCATGATGGTCACCGAAGAGGTCGACGCCCTGCGCGCCATGGGCATCCGTCCGCTGGAAATACTGTTCATACCCAAAGTGCTCGGTCTGATGATCGCGCTGCCGTTACTCACCCTGTTTGCCGATGTGATGGGCGTACTCGGCGGCGCCGTGATCGGCCAGACCGTGCTCGGCATCAGTCCGCACGCCTATTTCGACGAACTGATACAGGCGGTCAGCGTCTCCAGCTATCTCGTCGGCCTGTCCAAAACGCCAGTGTTCGCCGTGGTGATCGCCACGGTCGGTTGCTATCAGGGCTTCAAGGTCCGCGGCAGCGCAGAGAGCGTCGGTCAGCGCACCACCCTGAGCGTGGTGCAAGCGATCTTCCTGGTCATCGTGATCGACGCTGCCTTCTCCATCATCTTCAATGGACTCGGCCTGTGA
- a CDS encoding ABC-type transport auxiliary lipoprotein family protein, which translates to MNRPNQQYRHKLRWATRIGVLALASSLSACTVLPERAPPHPITTYRLTLPTTTQPTGGAANCASVRINAMTTAAGFSGTAMRYSEAAGTIADFAFNRWAAPPARMLDPLLVQSMSNSGLFRSVLGPGSPATATLQLDTELISLVQRVTGSHSTAHLVMRVSVNNLTTEHQIAARQFVIDQTASAATPEAGVTATDAAVARWNTELIDWLRQLGRSGLCPS; encoded by the coding sequence ATGAACCGCCCGAACCAGCAATACCGCCATAAGCTTCGCTGGGCCACGCGTATCGGCGTACTGGCGCTCGCCAGCAGTCTGAGCGCCTGCACAGTCCTGCCGGAACGTGCGCCACCGCATCCGATCACCACCTATCGCCTCACACTCCCTACAACGACACAGCCCACCGGCGGCGCGGCCAACTGCGCCAGCGTGCGTATCAACGCCATGACCACAGCTGCTGGCTTCTCCGGTACCGCCATGCGTTACAGCGAAGCAGCAGGCACCATCGCGGACTTTGCCTTCAACCGATGGGCCGCGCCACCGGCGAGAATGCTCGACCCGCTACTGGTTCAGAGCATGAGCAACAGCGGCCTGTTTCGCTCCGTGCTCGGCCCGGGTTCGCCGGCCACCGCCACGCTGCAACTGGACACCGAACTGATCAGCCTCGTACAACGCGTGACGGGCTCACACAGCACCGCACATCTCGTCATGCGTGTCAGCGTGAATAATCTGACGACCGAGCATCAGATCGCTGCGCGACAATTCGTCATCGATCAGACCGCATCGGCGGCCACACCCGAAGCCGGCGTGACTGCCACAGATGCCGCTGTCGCACGCTGGAATACGGAACTGATCGATTGGCTGCGCCAACTGGGCCGATCCGGTTTGTGCCCGTCGTAA
- the leuD gene encoding 3-isopropylmalate dehydratase small subunit — translation MQAFTTHTGKVIPLDRANVDTDAIIPKQYLKSIKRSGFGSNLFDDWRYLDPGEPGVDNATRRPNPDFVLNDPRYAGGTVLLARKNFGCGSSREHAVWALDDYGIRAVIAPSFADIFFNNSFKSGLLPIVLDEAEVDALFAAVTATSGYALTVDLQAQTVNTPDGQSYGFEIDPFRKHCLLKGLDDIGLTLQHADAIRAYEAKRRESAPWLFAAGE, via the coding sequence ATGCAGGCATTTACCACACACACCGGTAAGGTGATCCCCCTTGACCGGGCCAATGTCGACACCGACGCGATCATCCCCAAGCAGTATCTGAAGTCGATCAAGCGATCCGGCTTCGGTTCGAATTTGTTCGACGACTGGCGTTATCTCGATCCGGGCGAACCGGGTGTGGACAACGCCACGCGCCGGCCGAATCCGGATTTCGTGCTCAACGACCCGCGCTACGCGGGCGGCACGGTCCTGCTGGCGCGCAAGAATTTCGGTTGCGGTTCCTCACGCGAGCACGCGGTCTGGGCGCTGGACGACTATGGCATTCGCGCGGTGATCGCGCCGAGTTTCGCCGATATCTTCTTCAACAACAGCTTCAAGAGCGGGCTGCTGCCCATCGTGCTCGACGAGGCGGAAGTCGATGCGCTGTTTGCCGCGGTGACGGCGACTTCTGGTTATGCGCTGACCGTCGATCTGCAGGCGCAAACCGTCAATACGCCGGACGGGCAGTCCTATGGCTTCGAGATCGATCCGTTCCGCAAGCATTGTCTGCTCAAAGGGCTGGACGACATTGGTCTGACCCTGCAGCACGCCGACGCCATCCGCGCCTACGAGGCGAAGCGGCGCGAGTCCGCGCCGTGGCTGTTCGCTGCGGGCGAGTAA